Proteins co-encoded in one Acidithiobacillus caldus ATCC 51756 genomic window:
- a CDS encoding RlpA-like double-psi beta-barrel domain-containing protein → MFKGIFAGAGVALLAFLLPNTLSLARPELAWAWTQPVDGPAAAASLAITAAAGTDSDATLEEQDKGALLLDHRVFYLHRVTAYNAVPWQTSSDPEISACGPTRPDQIALSQDLFFRKNGGNRCGERVEIVLSSGKVIRGVVWDTMNARYKMAADILMDSVHEAVQFGVKEAELRILPARLPTSTNS, encoded by the coding sequence TTGTTCAAAGGTATTTTTGCGGGTGCTGGTGTCGCCCTCCTGGCGTTCCTGCTCCCCAATACCCTGTCTCTGGCCCGGCCCGAACTCGCTTGGGCCTGGACCCAACCCGTGGACGGTCCAGCGGCAGCAGCGTCCTTGGCTATCACCGCCGCAGCCGGTACGGATTCGGACGCGACGCTGGAAGAACAGGACAAAGGCGCCCTGCTCCTCGACCATCGCGTCTTTTACCTGCATCGGGTGACGGCCTACAACGCCGTACCCTGGCAGACCAGTAGCGACCCGGAGATTTCGGCCTGCGGCCCGACGCGACCGGATCAGATTGCCCTCTCCCAGGATCTCTTCTTCCGCAAAAATGGCGGCAACCGCTGTGGCGAGCGCGTGGAGATCGTCCTGTCCTCGGGCAAGGTCATCCGCGGCGTGGTCTGGGATACCATGAACGCCCGCTACAAAATGGCAGCGGACATTCTCATGGATTCGGTACACGAGGCCGTGCAATTTGGCGTCAAGGAAGCGGAATTGCGCATCCTGCCCGCGCGCTTGCCCACCAGTACGAATTCGTGA
- a CDS encoding type III pantothenate kinase, producing MILIAVGNTHTQIAHTEDGHDFLVERRPSSADIADVRAQLPPPWPRWLAQEPVYIGGVVPEREAAWRAQFAREQLCPWDPERFHALLPNAYRPPESLGFDRRCCLLAAAYDWPGRNLLVVDAGTAITLDLLAEGRFRGGRILPGLGLSLRALAQQTARLPELVPEDRTGDFGNSTQECLLLGVTAGAAAAVDAALLDGRRRYPDLDLLLTGGDAPLLRQRLGHGEVAPQLLLRGFFLLLQ from the coding sequence ATGATCCTCATCGCCGTCGGCAATACCCACACGCAGATCGCCCACACCGAGGACGGGCACGACTTTCTGGTGGAACGCCGACCCAGCAGCGCCGATATTGCCGATGTGCGTGCACAGCTGCCGCCGCCCTGGCCCCGCTGGTTGGCGCAAGAACCCGTCTATATTGGCGGCGTGGTCCCGGAGCGGGAAGCCGCTTGGCGAGCGCAGTTTGCCCGCGAACAGCTATGCCCCTGGGATCCCGAGCGTTTCCACGCACTCCTGCCCAACGCCTATCGACCGCCAGAAAGTCTGGGCTTTGATCGCCGCTGTTGCCTGCTGGCCGCCGCCTACGACTGGCCGGGGCGAAACCTCCTGGTGGTGGACGCAGGCACCGCCATTACCCTGGATCTGCTGGCCGAAGGACGCTTTCGCGGCGGCCGCATCCTGCCGGGACTCGGCCTTAGCCTGAGGGCACTGGCCCAGCAGACCGCCCGGCTTCCCGAACTGGTACCAGAAGACCGCACGGGGGATTTTGGCAACTCCACCCAGGAGTGCCTGCTCTTGGGCGTCACGGCGGGAGCGGCGGCGGCCGTGGATGCAGCCCTTCTCGACGGACGCCGCCGTTACCCCGATCTGGATCTGCTCCTGACCGGCGGGGACGCGCCCCTGCTGCGCCAGCGGCTCGGCCACGGTGAGGTTGCGCCGCAGTTGCTCCTGCGGGGATTTTTCTTGCTGCTTCAGTGA
- a CDS encoding biotin--[acetyl-CoA-carboxylase] ligase, with the protein MVAAAADGRMGTPPPQLDDATRRAVLAEAQRWGLPLSFTGNGPILDYPAEPLDAARIAADAGYPPQSVRTLAFCDSTNTRLFEATGLMLCLAEAQWAGRGRRGRSWYSPFGRHLYLSLRLPAIPGTSASLPLVAALSVHQLLAAQLPGLWVKWPNDLWVGGQKLGGFLLEGRYCGGRQDWVLGMGLNCHLDPSLEPAATCLAEHGLIVHRNELAAAILRQWRKDFALLDQAGFVAFTQRWKVADRLRDRIVEIQQDGRQRLGRALGVDEEGRLQVRIEGHEERLHAADVRIRARP; encoded by the coding sequence GTGGTAGCAGCGGCCGCCGACGGGCGCATGGGCACGCCGCCACCGCAGCTGGATGACGCGACACGGCGCGCCGTCCTCGCTGAGGCGCAACGGTGGGGTCTGCCGCTCTCCTTTACCGGCAACGGGCCCATTCTGGATTACCCCGCAGAGCCCCTGGATGCCGCGCGCATCGCCGCGGACGCTGGATACCCCCCGCAGTCCGTCCGCACGCTCGCCTTTTGCGATTCCACCAATACCCGCCTCTTCGAGGCCACCGGGCTTATGCTTTGTCTGGCCGAGGCGCAATGGGCCGGACGGGGACGGCGTGGTCGCTCCTGGTACTCGCCCTTTGGCCGTCACCTCTACCTCAGCCTGCGGCTGCCCGCCATTCCCGGAACCTCGGCTAGTCTGCCGCTGGTGGCGGCGCTCAGTGTGCACCAGCTCCTCGCCGCCCAGTTACCGGGGCTTTGGGTCAAGTGGCCCAACGATCTCTGGGTCGGCGGGCAAAAGTTGGGCGGTTTTCTCCTCGAGGGCCGATATTGCGGCGGGCGGCAGGATTGGGTACTGGGCATGGGACTCAACTGCCACCTGGACCCGAGTCTCGAGCCCGCGGCCACCTGCCTGGCCGAGCATGGCCTCATCGTCCACCGCAACGAGCTGGCCGCTGCCATCCTACGGCAGTGGCGAAAGGACTTTGCGCTCCTGGACCAAGCGGGCTTTGTCGCCTTTACCCAGCGCTGGAAAGTAGCGGACCGCCTCCGCGATCGGATCGTCGAGATCCAGCAGGATGGTCGGCAAAGGCTTGGACGTGCCCTGGGTGTCGACGAGGAAGGCCGCCTGCAGGTCCGGATCGAAGGCCATGAGGAGCGGCTTCACGCCGCCGATGTCCGCATCCGGGCCCGCCCATGA
- a CDS encoding glutamate-5-semialdehyde dehydrogenase — MTQEIEAEVRALGQRARQAQGQLLARDSGAKDRALRGMAELLRRDAEDIQRANRKDLRAAEAAGRDPAFIDRLRLDESRIEAMAKGLEQIATLPDPVGEISDLTYRPSGIQVGRMRMPLGVIAMIYESRPNVTADAAGLCVKSGNAVILRGGSESLHSNLAIAERLRAALGRAQLPLDLVQYLQTPDREAVGALIRMDDLVDVVIPRGGKGLLSRIRAEATVPVIMHLDGNCHVYVDRDADAAKALKIVVNAKTQRLGTCNTAESLLLHRDRVDDLLEPLTAALREKGVEIRACSESLPRIPEAVAATEEDFATEYLAAIISLKIVDDLDAAMAHIARYGSGHTESIVTENFTTARRFLREVDSSSVMVNASTRFADGFEYGLGAEIGISTNRLHVRGPVGLEGLTLQKWIVLGDGHIRS; from the coding sequence ATGACCCAGGAAATCGAAGCGGAAGTTCGCGCCCTCGGCCAACGCGCGCGTCAGGCTCAGGGACAGCTTCTGGCCAGAGACAGTGGCGCCAAGGATCGGGCGCTACGGGGAATGGCGGAATTGCTTCGCCGCGATGCCGAGGACATCCAGCGCGCCAACCGCAAGGACCTGCGTGCAGCCGAGGCGGCGGGTCGTGATCCCGCCTTCATCGACCGTCTTCGTCTGGACGAGAGCCGTATCGAGGCCATGGCCAAGGGCCTCGAACAGATCGCGACCCTCCCGGACCCCGTGGGAGAGATCAGTGACCTGACCTATCGACCCAGCGGCATTCAGGTGGGGCGCATGCGGATGCCTCTGGGCGTCATCGCCATGATTTACGAATCCCGCCCCAATGTCACGGCCGATGCCGCCGGTCTTTGTGTGAAATCCGGCAATGCCGTGATCCTGCGCGGCGGCTCCGAATCCCTGCACAGTAATCTCGCCATCGCCGAACGCCTGCGTGCGGCCCTCGGTCGGGCGCAGCTGCCTCTGGACCTGGTGCAGTATCTGCAGACTCCCGATCGGGAGGCGGTGGGTGCCCTCATCCGCATGGACGATCTGGTGGATGTGGTCATCCCCCGGGGCGGCAAGGGGCTGTTGAGCCGGATCCGCGCCGAGGCTACGGTCCCGGTCATCATGCACTTGGACGGCAATTGCCACGTCTATGTGGATCGCGATGCCGATGCCGCCAAAGCCCTGAAGATCGTGGTCAACGCCAAAACCCAGAGACTCGGAACCTGCAACACCGCCGAGAGCCTGCTCCTGCATCGCGACCGGGTGGACGATCTGCTCGAGCCCCTGACGGCAGCCCTGCGCGAGAAAGGGGTCGAGATTCGCGCCTGCAGCGAGAGTCTCCCACGCATACCCGAGGCGGTGGCGGCGACGGAGGAAGACTTCGCCACGGAGTATCTGGCGGCCATCATCTCTCTCAAGATCGTCGATGATCTCGATGCGGCCATGGCCCACATCGCCCGCTACGGCTCGGGGCACACGGAGTCCATCGTTACCGAGAATTTCACCACCGCCCGGCGCTTCCTGCGGGAGGTGGATTCCAGTTCGGTGATGGTCAATGCCTCCACCCGTTTCGCCGATGGCTTTGAATACGGACTCGGTGCAGAGATCGGGATTTCCACCAATCGCCTGCACGTGCGCGGGCCAGTGGGCCTGGAAGGCCTGACCCTGCAGAAGTGGATCGTGCTGGGGGACGGCCATATCCGTTCCTGA
- the holA gene encoding DNA polymerase III subunit delta codes for MRVKGDTWSAHLQRSLPAVAAIFSDEILLREEALADYLKAADTQGFSARERLYQQDEPWERLRDERDALTLFAEKRCLILQMDQLKLSRAATNALAHWLAAPAEMARLCLVGPRPDAGQQKSAWFRDLEKHATVLILYPPNAQEWPQWVGRRLQQAGLEADDSARHLLCELTAGNLVACQQAILRLREFAGTRIDAATVRELLADDSRFTVFELADAALRGEVERIDHILDRLRGGDAEPVLLLWALHRDLRLLLRLQSEDVTTLCREERLFPPRSQWLRRAAARIPARTLWEALASCAAIDARIKGQDPSPPWPALGTLALRIAAARP; via the coding sequence ATGCGCGTCAAAGGCGATACGTGGTCGGCCCACCTGCAGCGGTCTTTACCCGCCGTTGCCGCCATCTTCAGCGACGAGATCCTCTTGCGCGAGGAGGCCCTGGCAGACTACCTGAAGGCGGCCGACACCCAAGGCTTCAGCGCGCGCGAGCGGCTCTATCAACAGGATGAACCCTGGGAGCGGCTGCGCGACGAGCGCGACGCCCTCACGCTCTTTGCCGAGAAACGCTGTCTGATCCTGCAGATGGACCAGCTGAAATTGTCCCGGGCCGCTACCAATGCCCTGGCGCACTGGCTCGCCGCCCCCGCAGAAATGGCCCGCCTGTGCCTGGTCGGTCCACGCCCCGATGCCGGGCAGCAGAAGAGCGCCTGGTTCCGGGATCTGGAAAAGCACGCGACCGTGCTCATCCTCTATCCTCCCAATGCCCAGGAGTGGCCGCAATGGGTAGGGCGGCGGCTGCAGCAGGCAGGTCTGGAGGCGGACGACTCGGCCAGGCACCTGCTTTGCGAGCTGACGGCGGGCAATCTCGTCGCCTGTCAGCAGGCCATCCTGCGCCTGCGCGAGTTTGCTGGGACCCGCATCGATGCGGCCACCGTCCGCGAGCTGCTCGCCGATGACAGTCGCTTCACGGTCTTCGAACTGGCCGATGCGGCACTGCGCGGCGAGGTGGAGCGGATAGACCACATTCTGGACCGACTGCGGGGCGGCGATGCCGAGCCGGTGCTCCTGCTCTGGGCATTGCACCGCGACCTGCGCCTCTTGCTGCGTCTGCAGAGCGAAGACGTCACTACCCTGTGTCGTGAGGAGCGGCTCTTTCCGCCCCGCAGCCAGTGGCTGCGCCGTGCGGCGGCGCGCATCCCCGCACGCACCCTGTGGGAGGCCCTTGCCAGCTGCGCGGCCATCGATGCGCGCATCAAAGGTCAGGATCCGAGCCCTCCGTGGCCGGCCCTGGGCACGCTCGCCCTGCGCATTGCCGCTGCCCGCCCCTGA
- a CDS encoding LPS-assembly lipoprotein LptE, translating to MQRLPWAWALRLAVTLLGMSLSACGFHLPTGSTIPPRLQGLQVLASGPAGGSLATAVERELALDGNRSSPTAPVLDIRNAYVSQRIISISPSTGVALEFLNTLHAEISLRQGDRVLLPPEPLLLEHSFSYSSSNPLATNVQQEEDQRLLFREAARDILRRILYDKGLRDGH from the coding sequence ATGCAACGCTTGCCTTGGGCTTGGGCGCTGCGGCTTGCGGTGACGTTGCTGGGGATGAGCCTCAGCGCCTGCGGCTTCCATCTGCCCACGGGCAGCACGATCCCGCCGCGCCTGCAGGGTCTGCAGGTTCTTGCCTCGGGACCGGCGGGAGGATCCCTGGCCACGGCGGTGGAGCGGGAGCTTGCCTTGGACGGCAATCGGAGTTCGCCCACGGCGCCCGTCCTCGATATCCGCAACGCCTACGTCAGCCAGCGCATCATCAGTATCAGCCCGAGTACGGGCGTCGCCCTGGAGTTTCTCAACACCCTGCACGCCGAGATCAGTCTGCGCCAGGGCGACCGGGTACTGCTCCCTCCCGAGCCCCTGCTGTTGGAGCACAGCTTCAGCTACAGTAGCTCCAACCCCCTTGCCACCAATGTGCAGCAGGAGGAAGACCAGCGCCTGCTGTTCCGGGAGGCGGCCCGCGATATCCTGCGTCGCATCCTCTACGACAAGGGTCTGCGCGACGGGCACTGA
- the leuS gene encoding leucine--tRNA ligase, translated as MSDTLNERSYQPQTLEAEIQKFWEERKDHRAPATPEGEKYYVLAMFPYPSGQLHMGHVRNYSIVDAIARYQRMRGKSVLHPMGWDAFGLPAENAALKHGVAPAQWTFENIAHMRGQLKRLGLSYDWTREFATCTPEYYRWEQWLFLKLWERGLVYQKESTVNWDPVDQTVLANEQVVDGRGWRSGALVERREIRQWFLRITAYADELLQGLEQLQGQWPDQVLTMQRNWIGRSEGAEIHFPLVDEDGVIKVFSTRPDTLMGATYLALAPEHPLVLARARADSDLAAFVEDCKHVAVSEATVETQEKAGRPLGISVRHPLTGETLPVWAANFVLMGYGEGAVMAVPAHDQRDFEFAQKYGLPIRPVIQPAQAENAGTVDAAYTGPGRLYNSGPFDGLDSVEAKSRITAALEARGLGRKTVNWRLRDWGISRQRYWGTPIPMIHCPHCGVVPVPEAELPVVLPTHYQLRDPRSPLLDDPSFRDVPCPQCGAPAQRETDTMDTFVESSWYFARFTCPDAASMLDARAWSWMPVDQYVGGVEHAVLHLLYARFFNRLLRDFGLLPADGRFDEPFRRLLTQGMVLKDGAKMSKSKGNTVDPQELLDRYGADTARLFILFAAPPEQSLEWSDSAVEGAYRFLQRVWRLVQDYDGEPTPLPAKLSGAARDLRRAIHQCIERVTFNLEERHHFNVAIAACMELTNTLARVDGKDPELRAVLGEGLSALVRMLAPFTPHLAEACWMALGGKTALAHTPWPTVDPEALVADTLTLVVQVNGKLRERLDFPASADEAEIRSLTLAHPQVQKHMEGKELRRVIVVPGRLVNLVLS; from the coding sequence ATGAGTGACACCCTGAACGAGCGATCCTATCAGCCCCAGACCCTCGAGGCGGAAATCCAGAAATTTTGGGAAGAGCGCAAGGATCATCGCGCCCCAGCCACGCCCGAGGGTGAAAAATATTACGTCCTGGCCATGTTCCCCTATCCCTCGGGGCAGTTGCACATGGGGCACGTCCGCAACTACAGCATCGTCGACGCCATCGCCCGCTATCAGCGCATGCGCGGCAAGAGCGTGCTCCACCCCATGGGCTGGGACGCCTTCGGTCTGCCCGCCGAGAACGCGGCGTTGAAACACGGAGTCGCTCCGGCGCAGTGGACCTTCGAGAACATCGCCCACATGCGCGGCCAGTTGAAACGCCTGGGTCTGTCCTACGACTGGACGCGGGAGTTTGCCACCTGCACCCCGGAGTACTATCGCTGGGAGCAGTGGCTATTCCTGAAACTGTGGGAAAGGGGTCTCGTCTACCAGAAGGAAAGTACGGTCAACTGGGACCCCGTGGATCAGACTGTGCTCGCCAACGAACAGGTGGTGGATGGCCGCGGCTGGCGCTCGGGCGCGCTGGTGGAACGCCGCGAAATTCGCCAGTGGTTCTTGCGCATCACCGCCTACGCCGACGAACTGCTGCAGGGTCTCGAGCAGTTGCAGGGACAGTGGCCAGATCAGGTGCTGACCATGCAACGCAACTGGATTGGCCGTTCCGAGGGCGCGGAGATCCATTTTCCGCTGGTGGACGAGGATGGGGTGATCAAGGTCTTCAGTACCCGTCCGGATACCCTGATGGGAGCCACCTATCTGGCCCTCGCCCCGGAGCATCCTCTGGTATTGGCCCGTGCCCGTGCCGATTCGGACCTCGCTGCCTTCGTCGAGGACTGCAAACACGTGGCCGTATCCGAAGCCACCGTGGAGACCCAGGAAAAAGCCGGCCGCCCCCTGGGGATCTCCGTGCGCCATCCCCTGACGGGAGAGACCCTGCCGGTTTGGGCGGCCAATTTCGTGCTCATGGGCTATGGCGAAGGTGCGGTCATGGCCGTGCCGGCCCACGATCAGCGCGACTTCGAGTTTGCCCAGAAGTATGGCCTGCCCATTCGCCCGGTGATCCAGCCCGCCCAGGCAGAGAATGCGGGCACCGTAGACGCCGCCTACACGGGCCCCGGGCGCCTCTATAATTCCGGGCCCTTTGATGGCCTGGATTCGGTGGAGGCGAAAAGCCGCATCACTGCGGCCCTGGAAGCCCGCGGTCTCGGCCGTAAGACCGTGAACTGGCGCCTGCGCGACTGGGGCATCTCGCGTCAGCGTTACTGGGGCACCCCAATTCCCATGATCCACTGCCCGCACTGCGGCGTCGTGCCCGTGCCCGAGGCGGAGCTGCCGGTGGTTCTGCCGACCCATTACCAGTTGCGCGATCCGCGCTCACCGCTGCTGGACGATCCAAGCTTCCGGGACGTCCCCTGCCCCCAGTGCGGCGCCCCGGCGCAGCGCGAGACGGATACCATGGACACTTTCGTCGAGAGTTCCTGGTATTTTGCCCGCTTCACCTGTCCCGACGCTGCCAGCATGCTGGATGCCCGCGCTTGGTCCTGGATGCCCGTGGACCAGTACGTCGGTGGTGTCGAGCACGCCGTCCTGCACCTGCTCTACGCGCGTTTCTTCAATCGCTTGCTGCGCGACTTCGGGCTCTTGCCCGCCGATGGTCGCTTCGATGAGCCCTTCCGTCGCCTCCTCACCCAGGGCATGGTCCTCAAGGACGGTGCCAAGATGAGCAAATCCAAGGGCAACACCGTCGATCCGCAGGAGCTGCTGGACCGCTATGGAGCCGATACGGCGCGGCTCTTCATCCTTTTTGCCGCGCCCCCCGAGCAGTCTCTGGAATGGTCGGACAGCGCCGTCGAGGGAGCCTACCGCTTCCTGCAGCGCGTCTGGCGCCTGGTGCAGGACTACGATGGCGAGCCCACCCCCCTGCCCGCCAAACTTTCGGGCGCTGCCCGGGACCTGCGCCGCGCCATCCACCAATGTATAGAGCGCGTAACCTTCAACCTCGAAGAGCGCCACCACTTCAATGTGGCCATAGCGGCGTGCATGGAGCTGACCAACACCTTGGCGCGGGTGGACGGAAAGGATCCCGAACTCCGTGCAGTCCTGGGCGAGGGTCTGAGCGCTCTGGTTCGGATGCTCGCACCCTTCACTCCCCACCTGGCCGAGGCCTGCTGGATGGCGCTGGGGGGAAAAACGGCTCTGGCACACACCCCCTGGCCCACGGTAGACCCCGAGGCCTTGGTTGCCGACACCCTGACCCTGGTGGTGCAGGTAAACGGCAAGCTGCGGGAGCGCCTGGACTTCCCCGCCAGCGCCGATGAGGCGGAAATACGGTCTCTGACCCTGGCGCATCCCCAGGTCCAGAAACACATGGAGGGCAAGGAATTGCGGCGAGTCATCGTCGTCCCTGGCCGTCTCGTCAATCTGGTGCTCTCCTGA
- a CDS encoding YhbY family RNA-binding protein encodes MLSSKERQALKARAHPLQPVLLVGSAGLGPALMEELDRVLLHHELIKVRLPAVERELRDAMVAEILATSGAEAIARIGRILILYRPRPPEPGTLASAATPVPARKVAARRTRH; translated from the coding sequence ATGTTGAGCAGCAAAGAAAGACAGGCCCTGAAGGCGCGCGCCCATCCGCTGCAGCCCGTGCTCCTGGTGGGCAGCGCAGGCCTCGGTCCGGCACTGATGGAGGAACTGGATCGGGTTCTGCTCCACCACGAGCTCATCAAGGTGCGCCTGCCCGCTGTGGAGCGCGAGCTTCGGGATGCCATGGTGGCCGAGATCCTGGCCACCAGTGGTGCCGAAGCCATTGCCCGTATCGGTCGTATCCTCATTCTTTACCGTCCGCGCCCACCCGAGCCCGGCACCTTGGCCAGTGCAGCCACGCCGGTACCTGCCCGAAAGGTGGCGGCGCGGCGGACACGACACTGA
- a CDS encoding RlmE family RNA methyltransferase gives MSVESVRPSLRVVKVAGLGVLSWGEPVARSKSSKQWLREHFQDPFVQRAAREGYRSRASYKLLEIQEKDGLLRRGQRVLDLGAAPGGWTQVAAAIVGSEGRIVAVDRLAMDPVPGALVIQGDIYDEAVIAQCRAAFPEGVDLILSDMAPNLSGIASADQARAVALCELALDLAREWLVPGGKLLMKVFMGAGAQELRRELQGSFRRIVVRKPEASRARSAEQYWLALDYRPPS, from the coding sequence ATGAGTGTGGAGAGTGTACGGCCCAGCCTGCGGGTGGTCAAAGTCGCGGGCCTTGGTGTGTTGTCCTGGGGAGAGCCGGTGGCGCGCAGTAAATCCAGTAAGCAATGGTTACGCGAACATTTTCAGGATCCCTTCGTGCAGCGGGCGGCGCGGGAGGGCTATCGTTCCCGGGCCAGCTACAAGTTATTGGAAATCCAGGAAAAGGACGGCCTCTTGCGGCGTGGGCAGCGGGTTCTGGATCTGGGCGCAGCACCGGGTGGCTGGACTCAGGTGGCCGCAGCCATCGTCGGATCTGAGGGACGTATCGTCGCCGTGGATCGTCTGGCCATGGATCCCGTCCCCGGAGCCTTGGTGATCCAGGGAGACATTTACGACGAAGCCGTCATCGCCCAATGCCGTGCCGCCTTTCCCGAGGGCGTTGATCTCATCCTCAGCGACATGGCGCCAAACCTCTCGGGCATTGCCAGCGCCGATCAGGCACGGGCCGTGGCCCTGTGCGAACTCGCCCTGGACTTGGCGCGGGAATGGCTGGTGCCCGGTGGCAAGCTGCTCATGAAAGTGTTCATGGGGGCCGGAGCGCAGGAGCTGCGCCGCGAACTGCAGGGTTCCTTTCGGCGCATCGTCGTGCGCAAGCCCGAGGCCTCGCGCGCCCGTTCGGCAGAGCAGTACTGGTTAGCCCTGGATTATCGGCCCCCATCGTGA
- a CDS encoding site-specific integrase codes for MATISPRYDDQNIRIGWQVRIRKRGFPQQVRTFRTKAEAEAWARSIEAEMDRGVWQDRSEAERTTVGELLDRYAREVLADKKHCTPELSRLKTLDDAFGRVAVARLTSSAIASFRDKRLRDEGRGGKPVSGQTVKHEIGLLHRVLKKAEREWGIALPMGLPTEKVQAPKLPQGRDRRLQGNEEERLLAACARARNPWLLPLTRFAIETAMRAGEMLETKGTADPETGERPIQTTGLLWKHVDLKKRTATLPMTKNGTARVVPLSSVAVEILRGLPRSMDGRVFGTTYEAIHLSFTRACKRAGIEDLRFHDLRHEATSRLFERDLNPMQVAAITGHKTLQMLKRYTHLRAEDLARLLG; via the coding sequence ATGGCAACCATCTCTCCACGGTACGATGACCAAAATATCCGCATCGGCTGGCAGGTGCGCATCCGCAAGCGGGGCTTTCCGCAGCAGGTCAGAACATTTCGCACCAAGGCTGAAGCCGAAGCCTGGGCACGGTCCATCGAGGCGGAGATGGATCGGGGCGTCTGGCAAGACCGCAGCGAAGCCGAGCGGACCACGGTAGGCGAGCTGCTGGATCGGTACGCAAGGGAAGTCTTGGCAGACAAGAAACACTGCACACCGGAGCTTTCCCGCCTCAAGACGCTCGATGATGCTTTTGGCCGCGTTGCTGTGGCCCGCCTCACGTCGAGCGCCATCGCTTCCTTTAGAGATAAGAGGCTCCGAGATGAGGGACGAGGCGGAAAGCCAGTCTCAGGTCAGACCGTCAAACACGAGATTGGGCTGCTGCATCGTGTGCTGAAGAAGGCAGAACGTGAATGGGGTATTGCGCTACCCATGGGCTTGCCGACAGAGAAGGTGCAGGCTCCAAAACTCCCCCAGGGCCGGGACCGTCGGTTACAGGGTAACGAGGAAGAAAGGCTCTTGGCCGCGTGCGCCAGGGCGCGCAATCCCTGGCTCCTGCCGTTGACCCGGTTCGCCATAGAAACCGCCATGCGGGCCGGTGAGATGCTGGAAACGAAGGGCACGGCAGACCCAGAGACCGGCGAGCGGCCCATCCAGACAACCGGCCTGCTCTGGAAGCATGTTGACCTCAAAAAGCGCACGGCCACGCTTCCCATGACGAAGAACGGCACGGCGCGGGTGGTGCCCCTGTCGAGTGTGGCGGTGGAGATTCTGCGAGGCCTGCCGCGAAGCATGGATGGTCGGGTGTTCGGGACGACCTACGAAGCCATCCACTTGAGCTTCACGAGGGCCTGCAAGCGCGCTGGCATCGAAGACTTGCGGTTCCACGACCTGCGGCATGAGGCCACGTCCAGGCTCTTTGAAAGGGACCTCAATCCCATGCAGGTAGCCGCCATCACGGGCCACAAGACTTTGCAGATGTTGAAGCGGTACACGCACCTCCGAGCCGAGGACTTGGCGAGGCTTCTAGGATGA
- a CDS encoding IS5 family transposase, with translation MRGAKVETQGLFSYVSPEQRVPQDHPLRAIRAIVERSLAEMDSHFSTMYSSYGRPSIPPEFLLRALLLQVFYSIRSERQLMEQLNYNLLFRWFVGLGMDDEVWVPTVFTKNRDRLLDHGTVREFFRSVLEQARGQNLLSEEHFSVDGTLLEAWASQKSFQPKDPEDRSGDGSDFRGQERSNETHASVTDPDARLYKKAPGEASRLAYLGHVLMDNRHGLIAGEQVTTADGTAEVDAATQLVDDLGGNQRITLGADKGYDRHGFVQDLRDRNVTPHVARKRKGSAIDARTTRHRGYAMSIHVRRRIESIFGWMKTVGGMRKTRFRGLERVGLHFSLAATAYNLVRMARLAVA, from the coding sequence ATGCGTGGAGCCAAGGTAGAGACTCAAGGGTTATTCAGCTACGTTTCCCCGGAGCAACGGGTGCCCCAGGACCATCCGCTGAGAGCGATCCGGGCTATCGTGGAGCGGTCCCTAGCGGAGATGGATAGCCACTTCAGCACGATGTACTCGAGCTACGGTCGCCCCTCCATTCCCCCGGAGTTTCTCCTGCGCGCACTGCTCCTGCAGGTCTTCTACAGCATCCGCTCGGAACGGCAGCTGATGGAGCAACTCAACTACAACCTGCTGTTCCGCTGGTTTGTCGGTTTGGGAATGGACGACGAGGTCTGGGTGCCCACGGTCTTTACTAAGAATCGCGATCGGTTGCTGGATCACGGGACGGTACGGGAATTCTTCCGATCCGTACTGGAACAGGCTCGCGGCCAGAATCTGCTCTCCGAAGAGCATTTCTCCGTCGATGGTACGCTGTTGGAGGCCTGGGCCTCGCAGAAATCCTTTCAGCCCAAGGATCCCGAAGATCGTAGCGGTGATGGCTCCGACTTCCGGGGCCAGGAGCGCAGCAATGAGACCCACGCATCGGTGACGGACCCCGATGCCCGGCTGTACAAGAAGGCTCCCGGAGAGGCGTCCCGTCTGGCCTACCTGGGTCATGTGCTCATGGATAATCGGCATGGATTGATTGCCGGGGAACAGGTGACCACCGCCGATGGCACGGCAGAAGTGGATGCCGCTACCCAATTGGTGGATGATCTGGGCGGGAACCAGCGCATCACCCTCGGTGCCGACAAGGGCTATGACCGTCACGGCTTTGTTCAGGATCTCCGGGACCGGAATGTGACCCCTCATGTAGCCCGCAAGCGGAAAGGCTCGGCCATCGATGCCCGGACTACTCGCCACCGGGGCTATGCCATGAGCATCCACGTCCGGCGGCGGATAGAATCCATCTTCGGCTGGATGAAGACTGTGGGAGGGATGCGGAAAACCCGATTCCGTGGTTTGGAACGGGTCGGTCTGCACTTCTCCTTGGCGGCCACCGCGTACAACCTCGTGCGGATGGCGCGACTGGCAGTGGCTTGA